The DNA segment TAAACATGTTCAATTTTGAGATAAGTATTATACAtatagtacatatacataaatactatACATATATCAGCAAGTCAAATTTAAAAATCACAGGCACTTTGGAGGCTAAGTTGTGAGGATCACTTGAGCTCAGAAATAGACTAGTCTGGGTCACATGGTAAGATcatgtctccaaaataaaacaaagcaatacgCTAATggcaaaagaaacaaactaatCATTATTCACAAAAGTGAATTCACATTGCTGCACAGAAAAATCTCACTAATTAacaacaaaagagttaaaaaccTGGAAACGTCAGAATAGGTGCTAGTTATTTGcctgttctcattttatttaaatgtgaatttCCACCATAAAAACATGCTTTTTATCTAACATTAGAATTATATTGTTCCACACAGGTTCATGTTTTCTTCAAAGAATCATGAAGATAGTATGGATTGAAGAGACTTTCGAATATTTGCAATGTCTTGCTGCTGCTGTctcatagaaggagaaaataaacatgatGAATTTTTAGTTGTTATGcatattttagtaaataaaatacttcagTGCTTCtgctaaattttatatatatatatatatgtataaaacttcCAGATTAAAATATAACTTACCGTTTCCATCATGTATTTCTTTTGATACtcagctatttcttttttaagttcaaCAAATGAAGCAGTACTTCGATCATTATTATTCTTATCCTCAATGTTCttcaaaatctaaaacaaaaggcAAGTTCAGTTGTAAACCATCGTGTTTCATCTTAGATTCTAAATTGTAAAATTCATTTTCACAAGTGAGACTTTATTAATACTCATCAATGGttattatttattccatttttcaaaacatcataaattagaaatgaataataataatatagaatgAGGTAAAAGACATCAGATATGAATCAAATGTTGTTAAAGAGACTAAATTAGCATACTATCTCCCAAACAAAGGTTTAATGAACTGTTAAGatcaagatgaagcaaaaacaaacaaacaacaacaaaaatgttgtgCAGTTTCACATGATTCCTAGGTACCTGGAGGCTCAAGAAGGAGAACAGAGATCTAGAAGTaagcctgagcaacacagtgggacctgactcaaagaaaagcaaagacaaaagatATAGGATTAAGACTACAAGGTCCCAACAGCaagataattttgaaattttctagtAGGTTTCCAAATGtcaggttatattttatttggactAGTGGTAAATGTGACATGAATTCACTAAGGGAAGGAAATGATCTGTACTGTGGAAATCTTTTTAAATTACGTAAattgaaaattacatttttaatctgTATATGGTGGGGCATacccttaatccaagcacttgagggccaagacaagtggatctctgtgaattcaaggcttgtCTGGCCTACATAGCAGGCCTGATAAGGCAAtagagtgagacctgtctcagaaatatCACGTTTTAGCATTCAgggttttttacatttaaaaaacttcatatatatatgaagcattttttaaggcagggtctcactatgtagctcagtcaATCCTCAAATTTGATATCCCCCTACCCTAGCCTCCTTAATACTAGCAgtataggcatgtaccatcacatccagccaaaagaaatcaattttaaaCCGTTACTATCCACTCAATAAACTATTATTCTACTTCCTATTGTCCCCAAAATGAATTACTTAatgtagtaataataacaataacaagaGGAGattgcttcatttttcttcaatgagGAACAATATAAACAACAGTGCaaataagttaaaatacaaatagaaatgcAGCTTTCTGTATCTACAGAGATTAGAGTGGTAAAGATTTTAGTTTAGCTGGCAAATGAACAAGACATCAACAGATAAGGAGGACTGAAACATATTGGAGAACAACACTCCCAGAGCATAGGAATACAGTCTGTGGGGTGAGACAAAGCAGTTGTGTAGAGGTGGGGATAGTAGGTACATGTAGTAAATGGTGCTTAAAACGAGACTCAGTCATGGGGAATCTAAATAGCTAGAATGTATTTAAGAAACTTAAAACCCCTGAGAAGTCACTGCTGGATgtgcaggaaggaagagatgttGTAGAAAGACAACATGACAGACCTATGAAGGATGGACTGAAGAAGAGAAATCAGTTAAGAGTTTTCAAAGTACACAGATGATAAGGTTTCCTAGCAGAAAGAATAAACTAAGGTTAATAGAGATAAGAAAGACTTGATGAAATAATGAGCCACTGCACAGAAGCTCATTTGAGAACCTAAAAGATATGGAAGAGTTAAACATTACACTAATGTTCCTAATGGTAAATGGGAACATTCAGTGATGATACTATTTAGGTGAAAGCTTGATTGGTGCTTTATCAAATATTGATACCAATCAAAAAACTGTTCCTAGGGAACATTAGAGAAAGCTGACAAGGTCTCTGCctgaaaacacttaaaataacttttgtttccatgaaagatattttaaaaattttcataacatagcttttaaaatcattttaaaactatttaatattGAGACCCAAGTTTAGTAATATGCTTATGTATAAACAGGCAACTCTCAATCTAAAAATCTCCTCAACAGTCTAGTACTATCTTGGTTACCTCTAATGATTATAAAGTAGCATTACAGTCATTTTTGGTCAGTGTAACATTCCAGAACTGAGGATGTCAGAAAGTACTTCTACaatacatttgaaaagaaaaagtccacAATTTCAATTCAGTATTTCCTATTCAACAAACACTGGGATGCAAATACAGATGATAATGTAGAACTGATTCACAGACCTCATCTCAGATAAATAGGAAATGGCGACTCAAGAGTTAATCAGCTATGACTATGATGCATGGCAAGTACATTGTTAGGTAAAAttactaatttgcatttcctatCTTGAATAATCATCACAAAACAATTAGAGCTCTACAACTATACTTAACACTTTTGTCCATAACAATTCAAAGTGAAAAGCagttaaaatttcatataaaatgttTCCCTAATCAGCTGGAAAATCAACATTATACACAAATTATCTGAGGTGTTCCATTTCTGGGTACAACATACCTGTATGTATCGTGTAACCATCTGCATAAttagtttcattttctgcatctgtttAATTTTGCACTGTCTTAGCACCATTTTCTGTTGTTGGAAAATATTCTACAAATGTAAAGGAACGcttatgtattttggaaaatgtttttgttgttcttctaatctttatattttataggTCAATGCTGTATCTCTAAGCTACATTTTCACCCTTAAAGCAAAAGAATAATTCCATACTGAagtcaaaagaaataatttgaaaatgaatacatttaacaTTTGACTTTGACAAAGATTATGTCTAagtttaagtaattttaaaaataattaatatgcaATGTAATGATCCTACCATTCATTGAAAAGGAattgtttaactttttgagacagggtcaccctATATTGAACACGCTAGCTGGGACTTGTGCTTCTTCCTTAGTCTCCCAAATATCTGTCATTaccggcatgcaccaccacatgagAACAAGTAGAAAATCTTCATTATCCAAGTAAGAGCTCATTCTCTGAAATCTCAATGTCtacaatataattaattttaactcTCTCACTTTTACTTTTCTAAACCCCGAGTTTGGAAAATTCAACTCTAGCTAGTCTTCTTGGTGGAAACATTTTCACTACCTGATGACCTTATTTCACTATGTATACAGAAACATCACAAAGAAAACATCCAGTCTCTCTTTACCAACCTGTATCTGTCTATGCTCTCATTTCTCAGGATACAGTATCTTGACCATGTTCTGTCTCACATGCCTATTCAAACTCAAGAACTCAGCTTTTACCTCCTCTACCTTACATTTGTAATTTGACCCTCTAGCCAGGCCAGTTAACTTTTCTGACATATCAGCTGCTTGGGGGGATGAAGCATGAGGATCACAAGGACAAGGCATGACTGAACCACATGCCAGCCTGGGAAATttaatgaaaccttgtctcataagGAAAAGTAAGAAATGTCTGTGGATAAAGTTTAgtgctaagagcatttgctatcATGGATGAAACCCTAGGTTCTAATTTCAGGCCCCCAGGaccacaaaaaagtaaataattaatttGTCTACAGATCATTccttttgccaggcagtggtggcacacacctttaatcccaggacttgggaggcagaggcaggtggatctatgtgagtccgaggccagcctggtctacagagggacttccaggatagccaggactgttacacagagaagccctctctcaaaaaaccaaaacaacaacaaaaagattattcctaTTAACACGCAAACACGTTATCTCTCTTAGCTCAAAAATCCAAATCACACAAGAATCTCTACAAACTCTGTTTCATTTGTTCTCCTACTAAGCAgtcctttctttcctgttctgtccTGTACCCgttctaattctaattctaattcattttattttttcagacagtctTACTGTCTTGTCTGGATCACACTCTGTAgaaaaggctggcctcgaactgagagatctacctgccttggccttgcaagtgttgggactaaactCGTCACTACCACACCTGCTTCTAATTAGTTTTGTAATCATTTTTCCAACCAAATCATTCTGTTAAATTTAATCCTGTTGTTAAATCTAGCTTATCTGGTCTATAGGCAGTATATGGCACAATTAAgggtcttttctttataaatacttCCTTCATTTGGGGTAGTTGAATTTCTACCAACTAGGCCCCTAGTGGCCTATCCTCAGActttctatttacatttttaatcacTCCCTTGGTGATTTCATGTAGGATTATGGTTAAAAAACTGCATTTAAGCGGAGAATTTTAACTTTGTAGCTTTAGTTCAGCGTTCTCTCCTGAATCTCAGACTTATATACAAGTCATTGGCCTAGTCACCCACTTCCTAGACAAAATTTCTTGTGTACCTCAAATTGAACATTTGCAAAACTAAGCTGATCTATGAAGTCCAAAATTATATGATATGACCTGTTTCCCCAGATCTTAGGTTTAATTTTTTGATGATTATAagcaatgaaagaagaaaatataaagagtaactaatacagctaTATAATGTGTGAGGGGGACATTTgttgtgttacagctctggacaTTGAAAGTAAACCGTTTTCTGGACTGGTGCTGTGGTTTGGCCGTGGTGTGATTCACTAGTTTGTAAAAGGCCCTGTCTTCAGTTTCACATCACAAGAAGCAGGGAGCAGGGATATGGGGGAgcaatggagaaggaagagggacagaaaagagagaaaaagaaaggaaagaaaggaaggagggaagggagaaagggagggagagaggaaaggaataaaggaaagaaaagctaaaCCAAATCATAATCTAAGTACAGTGTGTTTTTTCAGGAATGGGCAAATGACCACAAAGAACTCGGTGATGCTGTTCTACCAGCAGTAGTGAGAAAGTCTGTCTCAGTCCACTGCATGTTCCAATGTTGGAGGAAACATAGGATTGGAAGGATTAACTTAGTAACCCCAAGAAGAACTTGCAACAACATCAAGAAAGATAGTTCCTAAAATACCCCCGTTTTCCATTCAACCGTACCTAAATCTAACTTACCCACGATTTGTTTCACAGCAAGAAGTAAACCACCTTCAGTCTTTcaaaagtttcttttgtttgaaaTGATAAGAATCCCAGCTACTATAAGGAGCCCAGTGGAATCTGTGGTATATTTGCCTATACTTCTGTGGTTACAGTTCTGCAGGACCAGAACTGGGTAACAGTGGTAATGCACCTTGGGTTAGCTCCCCAGGCCTATTGAAGGCGAGCATCTAGAGTCCTACTTGAAATCTTGCgatcaaagattaattataaaGCTAATTGCGATACCAACAATTAGGTTTTCTTGCTGTTTCTTGTATTTCTGCTTCTCCAAATCCCACTGTTTAAACAGATCCATCAACTGCAGGTAATACTTATTGTTAACTTCCAGCCTGTAAAACATAAGGATAAAGGCTCACATTTTATaccaatatgaaaataaaacaaaattaaattgacatattttatacgataaaaaagaaagaaatcataacaGTTTAACAGTTTAAATATTCTGGTGGGAACCCAAGAGTAAAAGTAGATTTATATAGATTCTATAATACTTATTTCCCTTACTAAAAATCTTCTCATATGGTTTGCCTCTTGAAATCGAAGGAAAttttagcatatatatgtatatataaaatataagcatacatatatatcatgtatatatctcccatatatatacataaacacatatacatataaacacacatatttcaaGGGAAGATCAATTTCATCTCCaaataatttttcactttttctacAGTTTCCAATAAAAAGCAAATTCCTTCAgctgggtggtgttggcacatatctttaatcccagcactcaggaggcagaggcaggcagatctctgtgagttcgaggcaagcctggtctacaggaaagctccaggacagccatggctaaacagagaaatccagtttcaaattaaaaaaaactacaaaatgtaaattatttctaAGTAGAAATATTTTACTAATCCCTTTGGCAGATGTGATTCAGTACAAAGAATAGTTAggtaaattaaaataacacaaattatTTTTGATGTAAAATGAACTATAGTTTACATTGTCCACACAGTTAACTAAAAGACATTTAATAGTTCGTGTGTCATCTACCATTTACATAATAAATGTTtttccagagtgaacatgaattacttttaaaataataactctcTCAATTGTTCTTTGGAAGGAAGAGCATGTAACCTTCACTGACTTCCACTAAATATGTCTCACTTCTATGAAGACATGGGAttattgttaggattctgccactcctccggttgtatgaccacacatgcgcagttcaaGAGCTAAGCAAGGGGACTTACATCATCACTATGCTGCGCATTACGCAAATGCGTGCAGTGCAGTCAGGTAatctgcacatgcatggcatagcttcTTAAGCCtacatgcgcatgtgcagggaaatccttaaaaagctgaTCACagactcttcccctctctcttctcctcccacctctgtcccttctcctcatgtgtctcttccacaggcctgccaTGCTGTCTTCCCTCCGGCCCCAAAATAAAGCTCTGAGACTGGGTTTTCTCATGCCTCGTGACCTTTCCTCGCAAAGTAAAAGCACTGTATTTAAAATCAACAGCTGTAGTACTACTTACTTAGAGAAAATTCAATTGAAACATTTCACTGGAGATTCCAATAGACAGGTGATACTATTTTCATAAGTAATTTGCACCAATATATACTCAGAGATGATATAAACTTGGCGCTTAAAAATGCCAGCAAACTTACATTCGCTGTTGTTTGGTTCCCCAAACTTGTTTCATCTTGTAGCTACTCTTTTTGGAAACAGTTTCAGAGAAGATTTGTactcttcttctcttttcaagAAGAGATTTACTAATCCCATCTATATCGAAAATAAAGGTTGATGTTAAAAATAGCTTCAATTGTTCCTAAATATTCaagt comes from the Peromyscus maniculatus bairdii isolate BWxNUB_F1_BW_parent chromosome X, HU_Pman_BW_mat_3.1, whole genome shotgun sequence genome and includes:
- the LOC143271015 gene encoding synaptonemal complex protein 3-like, with protein sequence MPSCRVDEAMGDEIHTMLDKFRDGISKSLLEKRRRVQIFSETVSKKSSYKMKQVWGTKQQRMLEVNNKYYLQLMDLFKQWDLEKQKYKKQQENLINIFQQQKMVLRQCKIKQMQKMKLIMQMVTRYIQILKNIEDKNNNDRSTASFVELKKEIAEYQKKYMMETQQQDIANIRKSLQSILSS